A region of the Meles meles chromosome 18, mMelMel3.1 paternal haplotype, whole genome shotgun sequence genome:
GCAGCCTGCAGCAGCGACGATGACGCTGACTCCGCCTGACTTTGCAGCTCGGCTGCCTCTCCGCTGCCTGCGTGGGGCGGGCCGAGCACCCCGGCTCTATAAATAGGTGGTCACGATTGGAGCCCTGGAATAGCAGCCTGGTGTGTCTGTCCCCATCCCCGAGGGTCATCTGACCCCTGCATCCCGCTGCCAAGCCCCTGCCAGGACCATTAACCCCTTGGCTGCTGGCACTGCCCGGCCTCGGATGCACCTGCCTCTGTCGGTCAGTTGGAGGGAGGgcctgcaggggagggggagggagttgagagagggagggtgggctCCGAGGCCTCCAGGACCAGCcctggtgaggagggaggaggctctCAGGGAGGCCAGGGGAGCAGTGGGGACTGGCACTGGTTGTTTCAGGACCCCGCTGTCCTGTCCGGGGCTCTCGCTCAGCCGGATCTCCTGGAGGTGTTGGGACTGACCCGGGGACGTAGAGTTTTAGTTATCATTTAGGGGTCACTTGTTTTTCCTCGAGTTTAAATAACTCCTGGAAAAAACTCGGGGCTCCCTTCTTCAAGCTGAAATATTAGCAGTGCACGGTCgcgacctgagccaagggcagatgcttcaccgactagCCGCCCCTGAGCCCCTGGACTCaagaattattaatattttgccctatttgtgttctctctccctcacagcattaattattaataatactaattaattctgggggcgcctgggaggctcagtggttaagcctctgccttcggctcaggtcatgatcccggggtcctgggatcgagtcccgcatcgggctccctgctcaggggaggaagctgcttctccgtctgccgctgatccccctgcttgtgggctctgacaaataaattataaaatcttttaaaaatatatgagttaATTCTGCAGATATGATGATTTGCCACAAGATGCTTCTATGGACACCTCCTAAGAATAAAGCCATTCTCCCACAgttgggaaatttaaaaatatatattttatttatttatttatctatttgacagagagagtgagagcgcaggcacaagcagggggagccgcagagggagagggagaagtaggctccctgatgagcagagatccAAAGTGGGGGCGagcgggctctatcccaggactttgagatcatgacctcagctgaaggcaggctgactgagccaccaggcacccccacagttgggaaatttaatttttttaattttttttatttatttatctgacagacagagatcacaagcaggcagagaggcaggcagagagagagagaggaagcaggcttcccgccgagcagagagcccgatgcggggctcgatcccaggaccctgagatcatgacctgagctgaaggcagaggctttaacccactgagccacccaggcgcccccacagttgggaaatttaaaaaagatcacctggtggggcacctgggtggctcactcggtaaaatctgccttcggctcaggtcatgatcctggggtccagggattgagtcctgcatcaggctccctgctcagcggagagcctgcttcttcctctcccactccccctgcttgtgctcacttttctctctctcacacgtgcacatgcacacaggcGCTcttgaataataaaatcttaaaaaaaaaaaaaaaagaataaggcacctgggtggctcagtcggttaaagcctctgccttcggctcaggtcatgatctcagggtcctgggatggagccccgcactgggcgccctgctccgcggggagcctgcttcctcctctctctctgcctgcctctctgcctacttgtgatctctgtctgtcaaataaataaataaataataataaaaaaaagaatgatcacCTGATACATGGTTCTTACTCAATTTTCTCCATCTATtcctgaaatacattttataccttttgattaattaattaattaattaattttattatgacTTGCAGGTCCTGAactcaggaccgtgagatcaagacctgagctgagatcaggtgTCGGGCGCTCAAGGCACTGAGCCCCGCATGCGCCCCGCACGTTGCATCTTGTGAAGCGGCTGCCCCAGACGCTGATTGCGATCGTGCCTTGACGTGATCTGTCATGTCTCTCAGTTCCCTTCATTCCAGAATAGTctctgctcccctgccccagccccccggACTGTCTGTCTGCTTCCCTCTGGTTAGACTCTGCGAGACGCTCTTGGCAGGGGGACCAGGGAGTCTGTCGGGAGCATCGTGACAGGGAGCGCGCCGAGCACGGGGGGTGGCCGTCTGCGGGGAGCGGTGTCGGCAGGTCACGATTCCGTCTCCACTTCTGCTGTCTTCCCAGGGCCTCAGCAGCCGCGGGGCCTCTCGCGGACAGGGTCCTCAGCGAACACACACAGCCCCTCTAGCTGTGGAACGGTAGGGGTCGTCTGGCCTGATGTGCCTGCCTGTGATTTTTCCAGAACAGCTAATATAACCGTAAGATAAGGGGTGCTTGTTTGTTCTCATGTCTTTAATGCTCCGAGATCATGTCTGGACGCTGAGGAGGGGGCAGGATGGATGGAgtgccctcctcctgcttgctgGGGAGTCGGGCCGGCTCGCTCATTCAGGAGGAAGGCTCCGTCCTTGGGCAGTGCTCCGTGTGCCCTTGGGCAGGATTCTCCGCTTCATCCCTTCCAGCATCCGCCACGTGTGCTCCTGACCCTGGCCAAGGGAGCGAGGGGGCATGGGCCTCCGGCTTCGGGGGCACAGGGAGGATGGTTTCAGCTCCCACGGCCTTGCATCCCCCAGGGAGCTGGAAGGAGTCCTCTCCGGCGGAGCAGACGGTTTCGTTTCTCTCGAGCAGACAAGTGCCGTGCACTTTAGCCAAAGTTCACAACTCAGCAAATCCTAACAGTGACCGAGCCACGTCTCTCCACCGCACAAACGGTTGCTGGGCACCCCCGCCACGCCCTCACCCAAGAGGTCCAGCTTGTAGAGCCTGAAACCTCGGGCATCCCGGGAAGACTGGGCTCAGCGTCGCCAGCGGTGGGGAGTGTCCCTGTGTGCCTGGGGACGGCCAGCCCAAATATGCAGGCGGAAGACAGCCTCCCAGGCACCCGCCGCAGGTGTGGCGCGGGactgggggggtgcggggggctcGCTTCCTGAAGGGCAGACACTGCCTGGACAGGGCTGGGGTCTCTGACTGCCTGCACGGAGATGCTCGGAAGTCAGGTAAACGGGGAGTGCTGAGGAGGGGCAGGGCCTGATGATAAACGTCAACGTCCTGCGCGTTGCAGTGAAGGGCCGCCAGGACGGACAACTCGCCTCTTTCTTTCTCGGTCGGGGATATGCGCAGAAAGGGTGTATTCCCTTGGTGGGAGCAGTCCCATCAGGCCTGCACCACGGGTATGAAGCTCGGGGCCCCGGTGCTCCCGGGAGCACGAGGCTGCCTGCTAACCTCCGGGCCAGCCCCAGACGGAGCGAGACCCTCTGCCTGAGCAACGAGGGTCGCTGCGGCCACGTTTCTCTGCACAGAGCTGGTCTTAGGCCGTGCCACCCAAGTCCCCCACCCAGCTCGACTGTGGCAGGCCCCTTTCTGTGACTCTCCCCTTtggggccctccccaccccccttcccccggGGAACGTAGTATCCGTGGCTCTCTGGGGGCGCCAAGGAAGGGCTCCCCCAGCCGGCAGTCAGTCACTCCTGGATATACCTTCTTTCATTCCCAGCCTTTGGCCCCCTCATCCCTGACCTCGCTATTGCCCTTGACCATCGGGACTGCATGGGTTTCCACAGGGGGCCATGGGGCAGTGGCCCATGGAGGAGACCACGGGTGGGCCACTCAGGGCCACCTGGGGAAGCCAACATGGGTGACAAGTGGGCTGAAGGTGGTGGGGAAGAGGCCCCAGAAACCCTCGGGTTCTGTTCGGGTCCCTCTCGGGCCCACTGTGGCCCTGATATGTGGGCAGAACTGGTCAGACTCCGCCGCACGGGGCGGGGGGTCACCCCGCAGGAAGGGCGGGGGGCCGTGCTGGGAGTGAGGGTGTGGAGTCTCTGAGATTTCTCCCCCATTCTGTGGATGGGTCTGCCAGCTTCTGTCATCTGTGATGGGAGGCGGGGTGCGGAGCCCAGGCTGACCTGGCAAggatcctccctctgccccatggcCTTTCCAGGCCTCAGCTCCTTCATCCGTCCATCTGGGGCTCTAAGAAAACCTGCTTGAGAGCCACTCGGGACCACGGACCACACGCTGGGGCGCCCGGAGCAGGAGAGCTCAGGAAGCCCCCCCGGGAGCAGCCCCACCTCCGGGACTTTGTCCTGCAGGCGGACACGGTGAGGCCGCAGAGCCCGGTGCTGGTGGGGGCACGAGGAGCACCGCAGAGGCAGGGAGCAGCGCGGGCAGAGCGCGGGCCGCATGCCTGTGCTGGGATGGGATGCCGGTCCCCGGGGGCCATGGGCAGCACgcgggggctggggcggggaggggggttcATCCCGAATCTGCCTTTTCACATGTGCCTGGGGGGCCTCATGAGAACAGTAGGAAGCagacttgaaagaaaaatgttcccTGGCCGACCAGTGTCTCTGTGGTGACAAAATGCTGCAGCGACATTTCTGGGCAAACGGGGAAACGGGCATGACCGCGCAGGGGTGTGTGGTGCTCGGAGCGGCTTAGCGTGTGAACGTCCCCAGACGGAGTCTGTTGTGACCTCTGTGTCGTGGTCCTGACCCGTGCTTGCTGCGTGCGTGGCTGGGAGGAGGGTCTGGAACGGGCCCCGAGGCGGGGTGAGGGCCTGAACAGGACCTGTGCGTCCAGGGGCTGCCCTGAGGGATCCTGCCGTCCGGGTGGTGAGGGTCGGGGGGTGCCGTGGGCAGCGACCCCCCCAAACAAACACGCCCGCAAAGTTAGGCTCTtcggttgtctttttgtttttttcattgtttaaaaaaaaatatgttacaaaacaatatcattaatcatatatttcttattttccttcttaaaaaaattaaagtaataaaaaagtgtctttataaaataatacaaaaggccAGGAGAGGCcgggtgggggggctgggggggggcgggacCCAGGACCCCGGCTCAGCGGGGCCTCCCGCAGGCAGTGGTGGGGGCAGTGAAGGCTGCAGCAGGGACAGCGGGTCCGGAGCCCTAGGTTCCCGTGCTCAGCATGCCTAGCAGTTTACTGGGCTCCAGACCCTGCTGCTGCGCCACGGCCTGCACGTCGAACCCCATGTGCATGAGGAACTGCGCCACGTTCATCTCCTGCCCCGTGAACTGGTCCCGGATAGTGGGGCAGGAGGGGTTGCAGTGGGGCCAGGGGCAGCTGTCCACCAGGTGGACCGGGCAGCCCTTCAGGGGGGCTTTGCTGGCCTTGTGGCTGTCGTGCAAGCTTCTGTCCCAACAGTGCAGTGCCCGGGGCAGCGAGGTCCCCTTCACCTGCACGTCCGTCCAGTGGCTGCAGACAGAAATCCGGGTGGGGGGTCACCTAGTGTGGCCAgagcaggcaggaggcaggctggGTCTGAGTGCTGGCCACACAGCTGGTTGTGTACGTGGTACTGATGGCCCTAGGAAGCCCCTACACAGAGCCAGGGGAGGCAGGGGGCCTCCTACAGGGGGGCTGGGGCTATGGGCTGTCATCCACCCAGGGCTTGGGGACACTGACCTTCGGATGATGATCTCGTGGGACAGGCAGGCGGGGGCGAAGCTGGCCCTGTTGGGAAGGAGACAGGGCTCACAGTGACCATCCGGGCCTCTTCCCCACCCAGTGCAGTGCCCACTCCCCTGGGAACCCGTCCTCTCCCTGGCTCCCACCCTCCTCCATAGCTGTGCCTGGCCAGCTGCTCCACTGGACCAGGCCTTgtcccctaaccctaaccctaacccttgtcCCCTCCAGCCCACGTGGTGTTGGAATCCTGCGCTGCACGGCCTCTTTCAAATTGGCTTCTTTCTCTGGGGACCGCGCACGTGAGCTGCCTCACGTCTTCCCGCGGCTGGAAAGCTCCCATTTCCCAGCGCTAGCGGACACCCTCGCCCGGGCGGCGGGGGGCTGCTTCCCGGCTGTGAGGTCATTCTTGCAGCCCAGCGGTTTGCTGCACGtcgtgggggctggggggggggggtcgccaGGACTCACGGCACATCCTTGAGCGTGTTCCGCAGCTCGCGGCCCAGGTTCTGGATGTAGAGCCACTGGCCCTCCTGCACAGGCTGCCCCGTGAGATGGACGTTGTCAACGGTGAGCTGGGCCTCGTCAAACAGCCACTGCACCACAAACACCGGGCCTGGGGGGCACAGCTCAGCTGGGCCTTGCCTCGGCACTCAGCCCCCACCCCGGGCGAAGGGCCTCCGGGGTCCCAGCCAGGGCCACGGTAGGCTCGCAGACCTGCTAGGCTCTCCCTGGGAGTGCCGGACCCCAGCCCCCACGACACCCTGGTCTGAGGAAGGACTCTGTTACCCATCCCCCACCGTCTTCCCCTGCCTGGCTCCCAGGCTCTCCGCTTTGACCAAAACTTGGTGATGTCCCTTTGAGGGTGGAGCAGAGGAGGGACAACCAAGGCCCCAACAAGGGCAGCATGGGGACTCATGTCAAGCACATTCCTAACTGAATGTGCACAGGGTGACCAACTGCCCTGGTTTGCCTGGAGCCAAGTGCATGGTCAACGCTGAGACCAGGGAGGTCCCAGGCAGACCCGGGTGGCGCAGGTACCCCGCTCTCGTGTAGGCGGGCAGTGGTGTCCCCCCAGACCGGCCTCTAGACTccagaggaaggggctggaggaagCCTAGACTAGCCCTCCTTGCTCAccgcccgccccccagccccgcgCCCCACTGCAGCCGCCCCTCACAGCGCAGTGTCGGGTAGACTTTGTAGCCGAAGAAGCAGTTCCACTCCTCGCCGTCCTTGAACCGGTGCCGACAACGCTCGGGGACCACCCCGTTCCAGTACCTGGGCACAGGCTGGGGGTCAGGCCGCCCCCGGCCCcgtccccaccgcccccccccacaggTGCCCTGCACAGGGACCGGCCagcctcccggcgccccgccagGCTCCCGGCCTCTGGCACCTGATGCCGCGGCGGATGGCCTCCGTGGGCGCGCAGGTGACCGTGTCGACGCAGTCCGTGCCGCGGTACTGCTTGTTGTCCAGGAACCAGCCCGAGTCGGCCAGGCCCCGCACCTGGATGGCCGGGTAGCCCAGCTCCTCCAGCTGCTCGGCCACCCGGTCCACGTTCAGCAGCACCCCTGTGCCCCCCGCGCTGCAGAGAAGGCAGCGGCAGTGTGAGGCCGGTGCGGCCCCGGAACCCGCCCTGCCCCCGAGCCAGCCCTGAGCCCCGCCTGGGATCCTGAAGCCTTCTGAACAATGGGCTCCCAGACTTGTGTGAGACCCACAGGCCTTTTGGGGTCCCAGAGGCACTGACCCCGAGGCACTGAACTAAGTGGCAGGCCCTCGCGCTTCCTGCcgttcctctttcccttctctctctcaccctctgacTCAGTTCCCTTATCTGCAAACTGCAGTGAGCTCTGTGGCCTCAGGCCCAGTCCTCTCCTCTCTGGATATCCTCTGGGCCCCCTGCGTGCCTGTAACCAGGTGTGATAACACTCACAGGGACGCTGGCCCTTGAGAAGGCGTCCTGTTCCACAACTAATACCTCACCGATGACCTAAGCCTCTGTCGCCCAAGGTTTCCCTGGCCTCCGGCGACCACAGCCTCTGGACGGCCTCCAGCTGCATAGCACTCCGCAGCTGAGCCCTGGGGACCCTCGTGCCGCCCGCCCAGGCAGGGTGAAGCCGGAGCCCACTAcagtcccaggctgagccctcCTTGCCCTCCTGTCCCCACTTCCACCGTACCCCTGCGCACTCCCGCCTCGCCCTGCCTCCCCTGCGCACTCCCACCTTGCCGTGCCTGGCTCACCTGCTCCCTGCCAGCAGCAGCACCTTGGCCCCGCTCAGCCCTTTGTCCAGGAGCTCTCGGACCACCTCCTGGATGATGAGGGCACCCATGAAGGCATATTCGTCTGCAGGGGGAAGAGGGTGGCTTCAAGTGGGGGCCCAGACAGAGAGCAAGGCCTCCTGCCTCCAGGTTAGAAGGAGGAGGAGTTCGAGCTGGGGGGTCTGGAGGCTCTTCCACGGGCTGTGGCCAGAGCGAACTGGAGGGAAGTGGTCAGGTGCCCAAGGCTATGCCGCGGGCCCCTCCCCAGGGAACATCCAGCAGTGAGGACCCCCGAAGGCACCCAGCCAGCCATGGACAGCCGGCCGTGGGTCTTTGGGGGGGCATCCTGGGACACACTATCAGGGGATTAGAGGGAGTTAGGAGACCGGCCTCCCGGTCTTGTCTTTCTGGGGCGGGaatggagagaggaaggcaggggacTCACTCTTCTCAGACTTGGACGAAGCCCCGCTCCAGACGTCGCTGGAGCAGTACGGGATGAAGCTGGGACACAAGGACAGCGTGAGCTCGCCACCATCCTCCTCCGCTGCCCACGGCCCTCAGGAACGACCCCCTCCCCAGGAAGGATCCTGAGAACAAGGCCTCCTAGGAAGGACTTCTCCGAGGACAAGGCCCCACGGACAGGACTGCCCAGGAAGGACTCCTCCCCCCATAAGGGCCCTCTCCAACGAGGACCACCCCCATGGGACCCCCCAGGAAAGAACCCGCTCGAGACAGGGCCCCCCAGGGAGCACCCTCTGTTTCCTCTTACACCATGTTGGCATTCCACCAGTGTGGGTTTTCCTCGGGCTGGGAGGACAGGATCCCGGTGCCTGCAAtgggggaggacagaggcagTGGTACCGGTGGGCAGTTTCTGGGGAGGAAGGAGTGTGCAGCAACGAGACCACAGGAAGCTGTGGGATGCGGGCGACACTACTTGGCCGCAACAAGGCGTGTGGGCCAGGCCAGTCACTCGGATGTGACCCTGGACCTCTCCCACCCTCCACTGGCCTAGGGATGAGTGGTGGCCGCCATGGTAAGCTACCCCGGAGCTTACCTGCACAGTAAGAATGAAGATGTTAGGTGGGTGCCCCGGCCTTAGGAGGGCCAGAGAactgggggggtgggcaggggtggggcctcCCCAGGACTCCAGAAAGCCAGGACAGCAAGGGTTGTTCCAGAACTTGGAACTGGAGACCCCCCCCAATCCATACCCCCAGGGGgagtctgggggggggggcagtctgaGACTCGACTGGAGACTCGCCCACCTGTGCGGGTGCGCGGCCAGTCTCTGGAGCTCATGAGGCGCCGCATGGTGTCATAGCGGGAGTCGCAGTTCTCCCTGTTGAAGCAGTACCAGCCACCTGCGGGCACAGCCCCAGGTCAGGGCGCGCGCACGCAGGGCCCTCCGCCCGCCGTGCCGCCTGGGCTCCTGGGACGCACCTTCCAGAAAAAGGAGCCACCGCCGACTGCCCTTGGATTCCTTCAGGTAGTAGCTgcagggggggagggagggacgggcGGGGCGGGCGGTCAGCTCTGGGGACGAAAGGGTCATTCCACCTGTCGCCCGGAGCACGCGCCGGCCGCACGAGGGCGCCAGCCGCCAGGTCCCGCGGAGCGCACGCGGCCCGCCGGCGCCGGCCGACCCGGGAGGTGGCGCTCGCCCGGCGGGAAGGGCCGCGCGGGGCTGTGTGGTCCGTGGAAAATCCCCACGGCCCGCCCCGCGCGGGACCCGCTGTAACCTTGGCGCCGGCGGCCGGGCGTGGGGGCGCGGTCTTCCCTGCGCTCGGGATCTCCTGGGACGCGGCGCTGCTTGGAGACGGAAAAGCGCCCTCTCCAGAGGCGGGTGCGTGGGGCGGGATCCCTGGGACCCGCCGGGAGGTCGTGGAAGGGCGCGGGTGTCACCGGGTCCTCCGGCTGTCGACTGCCAACCCGCAGCCTTACATCCTTCCTTCGTACGCTTCGGGGCTGGCCGGGGTGAACGCCGCACCCCAGTTCCTTCCGTCCCACCTgcgccccttccctgcccctccggCCGGCTGGGCCCGGCAGTCCCGGCAGCAGCAGGGAGCAGACAGGGTTGGCGCGGAGCTGGCGTGGGGGCGGGGGTACAGCAGGACTCTCCCCGCCCCGCCGCGGCGCCTCCTCCTGCTGGAGCGAGGGCCACTCGAGGGCTGCCATCTCCCCGCCCAGAGACCGAAGGACGCGAGCAGAGGGGCTGGGCACCAGTGACCGAGGGGTCAGTGCCCGGCCTGGCGCGACGCCAGCTCTCGGAGCGctgccccagcccaccccaccccacccgcgCCAGGGCCGGCTCCTCTCCCCCGGGGGCGACCAGCGCAGGGACTCCGTGCGTCCGAGGGCGCACGGAGGCGCAGGGCGCGAGCGCCGCGGGTGACCCGGCGGTGGGCGCCCGGTGGGGCCGCCTGCAGGGGCGCGCCGGGCAGGGCGGGCGGGTGCGGGCCTTACCCGGCCGGGCTGCCGTCGTTGCAGGTCACCGACGTGTTGAGCAAGAGGTGCAGGCGCAGGTCCTCGTTGAGCTGCTGAGCCGAG
Encoded here:
- the NOTUM gene encoding palmitoleoyl-protein carboxylesterase NOTUM, translated to MGRGVRVLLLLGLLHWAGGGEGRKTWRRRGQQPPPPPPPRAEAAPAAGQPVESFPLDFTAVEGNMDSFMAQVKSLAQSLYPCSAQQLNEDLRLHLLLNTSVTCNDGSPAGYYLKESKGSRRWLLFLEGGWYCFNRENCDSRYDTMRRLMSSRDWPRTRTGTGILSSQPEENPHWWNANMVFIPYCSSDVWSGASSKSEKNEYAFMGALIIQEVVRELLDKGLSGAKVLLLAGSSAGGTGVLLNVDRVAEQLEELGYPAIQVRGLADSGWFLDNKQYRGTDCVDTVTCAPTEAIRRGIRYWNGVVPERCRHRFKDGEEWNCFFGYKVYPTLRCPVFVVQWLFDEAQLTVDNVHLTGQPVQEGQWLYIQNLGRELRNTLKDVPASFAPACLSHEIIIRSHWTDVQVKGTSLPRALHCWDRSLHDSHKASKAPLKGCPVHLVDSCPWPHCNPSCPTIRDQFTGQEMNVAQFLMHMGFDVQAVAQQQGLEPSKLLGMLSTGT